The Syngnathoides biaculeatus isolate LvHL_M chromosome 6, ASM1980259v1, whole genome shotgun sequence genome has a window encoding:
- the slc35a5 gene encoding UDP-sugar transporter protein SLC35A5 isoform X8, which produces MREAGHRMELLQVCSFGMARQRRCSRSSAYTLALGSSFVALGTGRILLLKFSANADNKYDFLPASVNMLAEALKLLFCLLMSLRVFIREGRSCRDASRPSARTLVASLKWAVPAFLYFLDNLIIFYVMTYLQPAMAVLSSNFVILTTAVLFRLVLKRRLSWVQWAALVILFLSIVSLSTGSGGAAPASGVRRSPLTAPTNSCLLYAELLQQMRNSSADGPPGRRDAPPGRLRRFGAGHVLLLLQCFVSAAANVYNEKILKDGEQLTESIFVQNSKLQPGSVGGFHLEIPGQHVPRAERPDHRGPGGRPLAGPLRLPPVGGLLPAGARRAAGHLHLQRQPAARPPVQPAAGRQRGAAEEVPRGALLPFLRVT; this is translated from the exons ATGAGAGAGGCGGGACACAGGATGGAACTTCTGCAAGTGTGTTCTT TCGGGATGGCGCGGCAGCGGCGCTGCTCGCGCTCGTCGGCGTACACGCTGGCCCTGGGCAGCAGTTTTGTGGCTCTGGGCACCGGTCGGATCCTGCTGCTGAAATTCTCCGCCAACGCAG ACAACAAATACGACTTCCTCCCGGCCTCCGTCAACATGCTGGCGGAGGCGCTCAAGCTGCTCTTCTGCCTGCTGATGTCGCTGCGGGTTTTTATCCGAG AGGGCCGCTCCTGCCGAGACGCGAGCCGCCCTTCCGCCCGGACCCTGGTGGCCTCCTTGAAGTGGGCCGTCCCCGCCTTCCTCTACTTTCTGGACAACCTCATCATTTTCTACGTGATGACCTACCTGCAGCCC GCCATGGCCGTCCTGTCCTCCAACTTTGTCATCCTCACTACGGCTGTCCTCTTCCGACTGGTCCTCAA GAGGCGCCTGTCCTGGGTGCAGTGGGCGGCGTTGGTCatcctcttcctgtccatcgtcTCTTTGAGCACGGGGTCCGGCGGCGCGGCGCCGGCGTCGGGAGTCCGCCGGAGCCCGCTGACGGCGCcgaccaactcctgcctgctgTACGCGGAGCTGCTGCAGCAGATGAGGAACAGCAG CGCCGACGGGCCGCCGGGCCGGCGTGACGCCCCGCCGGGAAGGCTCCGCCGGTTCGGGGCGGGCCAcgtcctgctgctgctgcagtgcTTCGTGTCGGCCGCGGCCAACGTTTACAACGAGAAGATCCTGAAGGACGGCGAGCAGCTGACGGAGAGCATCTTCGTCCAGAACAGCAAACT CCAGCCTGGGTCTGTCGGTGGCTTTCATCTTGAAATTCCGGGACAACATGTTCCACGTGCTGAGCGGCCAGATCACCGCGGTCCTGGTGGCCGCCCTCTCGCCGGTCCTCTTCGGCTTCCGCCCGTCGGTGGACTTCTTCCTGCAGGCGCCCGCCGTGCTGCTGGCCATCTTCATCTACAACGCCAGCCCGCCGCCCGACCTCCAGTACAGCCTGCGGCGGGTCGTCAACGGGGAGCTGCTGAAGAGGTCCCGAGGG gggcgctgctgccatttttgcgcgTCACGTAA
- the slc35a5 gene encoding UDP-sugar transporter protein SLC35A5 isoform X3 encodes MREAGHRMELLQVCSFGMARQRRCSRSSAYTLALGSSFVALGTGRILLLKFSANADNKYDFLPASVNMLAEALKLLFCLLMSLRVFIREGRSCRDASRPSARTLVASLKWAVPAFLYFLDNLIIFYVMTYLQPAMAVLSSNFVILTTAVLFRLVLKRRLSWVQWAALVILFLSIVSLSTGSGGAAPASGVRRSPLTAPTNSCLLYAELLQQMRNSSADGPPGRRDAPPGRLRRFGAGHVLLLLQCFVSAAANVYNEKILKDGEQLTESIFVQNSKLYAFGLLFNVLTLAGGPESRGLVAHCGVFYGHNVYSAALVLVTASLGLSVAFILKFRDNMFHVLSGQITAVLVAALSPVLFGFRPSVDFFLQAPAVLLAIFIYNASPPPDLQYSLRRVVNGELLKRSRGGRCCHFCASRNRRAATKARSHAAEFLDLSSADEEISSIAGPGILSYRFEPAAGSAQSLDRSEANAPPKCVNKGQPRPDASSDGNDAEPDGRASRWRRLARLAARQLPHGWNFLGLLSCWRTNRPSVLFYDFVLRVRLLSTFCKSVI; translated from the exons ATGAGAGAGGCGGGACACAGGATGGAACTTCTGCAAGTGTGTTCTT TCGGGATGGCGCGGCAGCGGCGCTGCTCGCGCTCGTCGGCGTACACGCTGGCCCTGGGCAGCAGTTTTGTGGCTCTGGGCACCGGTCGGATCCTGCTGCTGAAATTCTCCGCCAACGCAG ACAACAAATACGACTTCCTCCCGGCCTCCGTCAACATGCTGGCGGAGGCGCTCAAGCTGCTCTTCTGCCTGCTGATGTCGCTGCGGGTTTTTATCCGAG AGGGCCGCTCCTGCCGAGACGCGAGCCGCCCTTCCGCCCGGACCCTGGTGGCCTCCTTGAAGTGGGCCGTCCCCGCCTTCCTCTACTTTCTGGACAACCTCATCATTTTCTACGTGATGACCTACCTGCAGCCC GCCATGGCCGTCCTGTCCTCCAACTTTGTCATCCTCACTACGGCTGTCCTCTTCCGACTGGTCCTCAA GAGGCGCCTGTCCTGGGTGCAGTGGGCGGCGTTGGTCatcctcttcctgtccatcgtcTCTTTGAGCACGGGGTCCGGCGGCGCGGCGCCGGCGTCGGGAGTCCGCCGGAGCCCGCTGACGGCGCcgaccaactcctgcctgctgTACGCGGAGCTGCTGCAGCAGATGAGGAACAGCAG CGCCGACGGGCCGCCGGGCCGGCGTGACGCCCCGCCGGGAAGGCTCCGCCGGTTCGGGGCGGGCCAcgtcctgctgctgctgcagtgcTTCGTGTCGGCCGCGGCCAACGTTTACAACGAGAAGATCCTGAAGGACGGCGAGCAGCTGACGGAGAGCATCTTCGTCCAGAACAGCAAACT GTACGCCTTCGGGCTGCTGTTCAACGTCCTGACGCTGGCCGGCGGACCCGAGTCCCGCGGCCTGGTCGCCCACTGCGGCGTCTTCTACGGCCACAACGTCTACTCGGCGGCGCTGGTCCTCGTCACGG CCAGCCTGGGTCTGTCGGTGGCTTTCATCTTGAAATTCCGGGACAACATGTTCCACGTGCTGAGCGGCCAGATCACCGCGGTCCTGGTGGCCGCCCTCTCGCCGGTCCTCTTCGGCTTCCGCCCGTCGGTGGACTTCTTCCTGCAGGCGCCCGCCGTGCTGCTGGCCATCTTCATCTACAACGCCAGCCCGCCGCCCGACCTCCAGTACAGCCTGCGGCGGGTCGTCAACGGGGAGCTGCTGAAGAGGTCCCGAGGG gggcgctgctgccatttttgcgcgTCACGTAACcgacgtgccgcaacaaaggctcgatcgCACGCCGCTGagttcttggatttatcctcagcTGATGAAGAAATTAGCAGTATCGCCGGACcgggaatactttcatacagattcgAACCTGCGGCTGGATCGGCGCAGAGTCTTGACCGCTCGGAGGCCAACGCGCCGCccaagtgcgtaaacaaagggcAGCCGCGCCCGGACgcttcttcggacgggaatgacgcggagcctGACGGGCGAGCTTCCAGGTGGCGTCGGctagctcggctcgcggcccgccaatTGCCTCACGGTTGGAACTTTTTGGGCCTTTTGTCTTGTTGGAGAACAAACCGTCCTTCGGTTCTGTTTTATGATTTCGTGTTGAGGGTCCGGCTGCTGTCAACGTTTTGTAAGTCGGTCATTTAA
- the slc35a5 gene encoding UDP-sugar transporter protein SLC35A5 isoform X6 — translation MREAGHRMELLQVCSFGMARQRRCSRSSAYTLALGSSFVALGTGRILLLKFSANADNKYDFLPASVNMLAEALKLLFCLLMSLRVFIREGRSCRDASRPSARTLVASLKWAVPAFLYFLDNLIIFYVMTYLQPAMAVLSSNFVILTTAVLFRLVLKRRLSWVQWAALVILFLSIVSLSTGSGGAAPASGVRRSPLTAPTNSCLLYAELLQQMRNSSADGPPGRRDAPPGRLRRFGAGHVLLLLQCFVSAAANVYNEKILKDGEQLTESIFVQNSKLQPGSVGGFHLEIPGQHVPRAERPDHRGPGGRPLAGPLRLPPVGGLLPAGARRAAGHLHLQRQPAARPPVQPAAGRQRGAAEEVPRGRRRAGTAGRGRGQHRRRLGRVVLVASERASERPFPFPPWRWRPVPVTPALRCPRQLFFVLLTSGNGVDFCFSRGQISRHGGS, via the exons ATGAGAGAGGCGGGACACAGGATGGAACTTCTGCAAGTGTGTTCTT TCGGGATGGCGCGGCAGCGGCGCTGCTCGCGCTCGTCGGCGTACACGCTGGCCCTGGGCAGCAGTTTTGTGGCTCTGGGCACCGGTCGGATCCTGCTGCTGAAATTCTCCGCCAACGCAG ACAACAAATACGACTTCCTCCCGGCCTCCGTCAACATGCTGGCGGAGGCGCTCAAGCTGCTCTTCTGCCTGCTGATGTCGCTGCGGGTTTTTATCCGAG AGGGCCGCTCCTGCCGAGACGCGAGCCGCCCTTCCGCCCGGACCCTGGTGGCCTCCTTGAAGTGGGCCGTCCCCGCCTTCCTCTACTTTCTGGACAACCTCATCATTTTCTACGTGATGACCTACCTGCAGCCC GCCATGGCCGTCCTGTCCTCCAACTTTGTCATCCTCACTACGGCTGTCCTCTTCCGACTGGTCCTCAA GAGGCGCCTGTCCTGGGTGCAGTGGGCGGCGTTGGTCatcctcttcctgtccatcgtcTCTTTGAGCACGGGGTCCGGCGGCGCGGCGCCGGCGTCGGGAGTCCGCCGGAGCCCGCTGACGGCGCcgaccaactcctgcctgctgTACGCGGAGCTGCTGCAGCAGATGAGGAACAGCAG CGCCGACGGGCCGCCGGGCCGGCGTGACGCCCCGCCGGGAAGGCTCCGCCGGTTCGGGGCGGGCCAcgtcctgctgctgctgcagtgcTTCGTGTCGGCCGCGGCCAACGTTTACAACGAGAAGATCCTGAAGGACGGCGAGCAGCTGACGGAGAGCATCTTCGTCCAGAACAGCAAACT CCAGCCTGGGTCTGTCGGTGGCTTTCATCTTGAAATTCCGGGACAACATGTTCCACGTGCTGAGCGGCCAGATCACCGCGGTCCTGGTGGCCGCCCTCTCGCCGGTCCTCTTCGGCTTCCGCCCGTCGGTGGACTTCTTCCTGCAGGCGCCCGCCGTGCTGCTGGCCATCTTCATCTACAACGCCAGCCCGCCGCCCGACCTCCAGTACAGCCTGCGGCGGGTCGTCAACGGGGAGCTGCTGAAGAGGTCCCGAGGG GACGGCGAAGAGCTGGAACCGCTGGCCGAGGCCGAGGCCAACACAGACGGCGACTCGGAAGAGTCGTCCTTgtagcgagcgagcgagcgagcgagcgtccTTTCCCTTTCCCTCCCTGGAGGTGGCGCCCGGTCCCGGTCACGCCGGCGCTGCGCTGTCCGCGCcagcttttctttgttcttttgacCTCTGGAAACGGCGTCGACTTTTGTTTTTCCCGTGGACAAATTTCCAGACACGGCGGCAGTTAG
- the slc35a5 gene encoding UDP-sugar transporter protein SLC35A5 isoform X4 produces MREAGHRMELLQVCSFGMARQRRCSRSSAYTLALGSSFVALGTGRILLLKFSANADNKYDFLPASVNMLAEALKLLFCLLMSLRVFIREGRSCRDASRPSARTLVASLKWAVPAFLYFLDNLIIFYVMTYLQPAMAVLSSNFVILTTAVLFRLVLKRRLSWVQWAALVILFLSIVSLSTGSGGAAPASGVRRSPLTAPTNSCLLYAELLQQMRNSSADGPPGRRDAPPGRLRRFGAGHVLLLLQCFVSAAANVYNEKILKDGEQLTESIFVQNSKLMRKARGVRNRVPRWTDSVQLVQSKRGEGRGARAPMFSDPFSDGTPFPKVLTSALCFFFFFFFFFCLCAVGGRYAFGLLFNVLTLAGGPESRGLVAHCGVFYGHNVYSAALVLVTASLGLSVAFILKFRDNMFHVLSGQITAVLVAALSPVLFGFRPSVDFFLQAPAVLLAIFIYNASPPPDLQYSLRRVVNGELLKRSRGDGEELEPLAEAEANTDGDSEESSL; encoded by the exons ATGAGAGAGGCGGGACACAGGATGGAACTTCTGCAAGTGTGTTCTT TCGGGATGGCGCGGCAGCGGCGCTGCTCGCGCTCGTCGGCGTACACGCTGGCCCTGGGCAGCAGTTTTGTGGCTCTGGGCACCGGTCGGATCCTGCTGCTGAAATTCTCCGCCAACGCAG ACAACAAATACGACTTCCTCCCGGCCTCCGTCAACATGCTGGCGGAGGCGCTCAAGCTGCTCTTCTGCCTGCTGATGTCGCTGCGGGTTTTTATCCGAG AGGGCCGCTCCTGCCGAGACGCGAGCCGCCCTTCCGCCCGGACCCTGGTGGCCTCCTTGAAGTGGGCCGTCCCCGCCTTCCTCTACTTTCTGGACAACCTCATCATTTTCTACGTGATGACCTACCTGCAGCCC GCCATGGCCGTCCTGTCCTCCAACTTTGTCATCCTCACTACGGCTGTCCTCTTCCGACTGGTCCTCAA GAGGCGCCTGTCCTGGGTGCAGTGGGCGGCGTTGGTCatcctcttcctgtccatcgtcTCTTTGAGCACGGGGTCCGGCGGCGCGGCGCCGGCGTCGGGAGTCCGCCGGAGCCCGCTGACGGCGCcgaccaactcctgcctgctgTACGCGGAGCTGCTGCAGCAGATGAGGAACAGCAG CGCCGACGGGCCGCCGGGCCGGCGTGACGCCCCGCCGGGAAGGCTCCGCCGGTTCGGGGCGGGCCAcgtcctgctgctgctgcagtgcTTCGTGTCGGCCGCGGCCAACGTTTACAACGAGAAGATCCTGAAGGACGGCGAGCAGCTGACGGAGAGCATCTTCGTCCAGAACAGCAAACT AATGCGAAAAGCTCGAGGAGTCCGAAATCGGGTTCCGAGATGGACTGACTCGGTTCAACTAGTCCAAAGCAAACGCGGCGAAGGACGTGGGGCCCGAGCGCCAATGTTTTCGGATCCCTTCTCGGACGGGACGCCGTTTCCGAAGGTTTTGACGTCGgcgctgtgcttttttttttttttttttttttttttttgtctttgtgccgTGGGCGGCAGGTACGCCTTCGGGCTGCTGTTCAACGTCCTGACGCTGGCCGGCGGACCCGAGTCCCGCGGCCTGGTCGCCCACTGCGGCGTCTTCTACGGCCACAACGTCTACTCGGCGGCGCTGGTCCTCGTCACGG CCAGCCTGGGTCTGTCGGTGGCTTTCATCTTGAAATTCCGGGACAACATGTTCCACGTGCTGAGCGGCCAGATCACCGCGGTCCTGGTGGCCGCCCTCTCGCCGGTCCTCTTCGGCTTCCGCCCGTCGGTGGACTTCTTCCTGCAGGCGCCCGCCGTGCTGCTGGCCATCTTCATCTACAACGCCAGCCCGCCGCCCGACCTCCAGTACAGCCTGCGGCGGGTCGTCAACGGGGAGCTGCTGAAGAGGTCCCGAGGG GACGGCGAAGAGCTGGAACCGCTGGCCGAGGCCGAGGCCAACACAGACGGCGACTCGGAAGAGTCGTCCTTgtag
- the slc35a5 gene encoding UDP-sugar transporter protein SLC35A5 isoform X5: MREAGHRMELLQVCSFGMARQRRCSRSSAYTLALGSSFVALGTGRILLLKFSANADNKYDFLPASVNMLAEALKLLFCLLMSLRVFIREGRSCRDASRPSARTLVASLKWAVPAFLYFLDNLIIFYVMTYLQPAMAVLSSNFVILTTAVLFRLVLKRRLSWVQWAALVILFLSIVSLSTGSGGAAPASGVRRSPLTAPTNSCLLYAELLQQMRNSSADGPPGRRDAPPGRLRRFGAGHVLLLLQCFVSAAANVYNEKILKDGEQLTESIFVQNSKLMRKARGVRNRVPRWTDSVQLVQSKRGEGRGARAPMFSDPFSDGTPFPKVLTSALCFFFFFFFFFCLCAVGGRYAFGLLFNVLTLAGGPESRGLVAHCGVFYGHNVYSAALVLVTASLGLSVAFILKFRDNMFHVLSGQITAVLVAALSPVLFGFRPSVDFFLQAPAVLLAIFIYNASPPPDLQYSLRRVVNGELLKRSRGR; encoded by the exons ATGAGAGAGGCGGGACACAGGATGGAACTTCTGCAAGTGTGTTCTT TCGGGATGGCGCGGCAGCGGCGCTGCTCGCGCTCGTCGGCGTACACGCTGGCCCTGGGCAGCAGTTTTGTGGCTCTGGGCACCGGTCGGATCCTGCTGCTGAAATTCTCCGCCAACGCAG ACAACAAATACGACTTCCTCCCGGCCTCCGTCAACATGCTGGCGGAGGCGCTCAAGCTGCTCTTCTGCCTGCTGATGTCGCTGCGGGTTTTTATCCGAG AGGGCCGCTCCTGCCGAGACGCGAGCCGCCCTTCCGCCCGGACCCTGGTGGCCTCCTTGAAGTGGGCCGTCCCCGCCTTCCTCTACTTTCTGGACAACCTCATCATTTTCTACGTGATGACCTACCTGCAGCCC GCCATGGCCGTCCTGTCCTCCAACTTTGTCATCCTCACTACGGCTGTCCTCTTCCGACTGGTCCTCAA GAGGCGCCTGTCCTGGGTGCAGTGGGCGGCGTTGGTCatcctcttcctgtccatcgtcTCTTTGAGCACGGGGTCCGGCGGCGCGGCGCCGGCGTCGGGAGTCCGCCGGAGCCCGCTGACGGCGCcgaccaactcctgcctgctgTACGCGGAGCTGCTGCAGCAGATGAGGAACAGCAG CGCCGACGGGCCGCCGGGCCGGCGTGACGCCCCGCCGGGAAGGCTCCGCCGGTTCGGGGCGGGCCAcgtcctgctgctgctgcagtgcTTCGTGTCGGCCGCGGCCAACGTTTACAACGAGAAGATCCTGAAGGACGGCGAGCAGCTGACGGAGAGCATCTTCGTCCAGAACAGCAAACT AATGCGAAAAGCTCGAGGAGTCCGAAATCGGGTTCCGAGATGGACTGACTCGGTTCAACTAGTCCAAAGCAAACGCGGCGAAGGACGTGGGGCCCGAGCGCCAATGTTTTCGGATCCCTTCTCGGACGGGACGCCGTTTCCGAAGGTTTTGACGTCGgcgctgtgcttttttttttttttttttttttttttttgtctttgtgccgTGGGCGGCAGGTACGCCTTCGGGCTGCTGTTCAACGTCCTGACGCTGGCCGGCGGACCCGAGTCCCGCGGCCTGGTCGCCCACTGCGGCGTCTTCTACGGCCACAACGTCTACTCGGCGGCGCTGGTCCTCGTCACGG CCAGCCTGGGTCTGTCGGTGGCTTTCATCTTGAAATTCCGGGACAACATGTTCCACGTGCTGAGCGGCCAGATCACCGCGGTCCTGGTGGCCGCCCTCTCGCCGGTCCTCTTCGGCTTCCGCCCGTCGGTGGACTTCTTCCTGCAGGCGCCCGCCGTGCTGCTGGCCATCTTCATCTACAACGCCAGCCCGCCGCCCGACCTCCAGTACAGCCTGCGGCGGGTCGTCAACGGGGAGCTGCTGAAGAGGTCCCGAGGG CGATGA
- the slc35a5 gene encoding UDP-sugar transporter protein SLC35A5 isoform X7 has product MREAGHRMELLQVCSFGMARQRRCSRSSAYTLALGSSFVALGTGRILLLKFSANADNKYDFLPASVNMLAEALKLLFCLLMSLRVFIREGRSCRDASRPSARTLVASLKWAVPAFLYFLDNLIIFYVMTYLQPAMAVLSSNFVILTTAVLFRLVLKRRLSWVQWAALVILFLSIVSLSTGSGGAAPASGVRRSPLTAPTNSCLLYAELLQQMRNSSADGPPGRRDAPPGRLRRFGAGHVLLLLQCFVSAAANVYNEKILKDGEQLTESIFVQNSKLYAFGLLFNVLTLAGGPESRGLVAHCGVFYGHNVYSAALVLVTASLGLSVAFILKFRDNMFHVLSGQITAVLVAALSPVLFGFRPSVDFFLQAPAVLLAIFIYNASPPPDLQYSLRRVVNGELLKRSRGDGEELEPLAEAEANTDGDSEESSL; this is encoded by the exons ATGAGAGAGGCGGGACACAGGATGGAACTTCTGCAAGTGTGTTCTT TCGGGATGGCGCGGCAGCGGCGCTGCTCGCGCTCGTCGGCGTACACGCTGGCCCTGGGCAGCAGTTTTGTGGCTCTGGGCACCGGTCGGATCCTGCTGCTGAAATTCTCCGCCAACGCAG ACAACAAATACGACTTCCTCCCGGCCTCCGTCAACATGCTGGCGGAGGCGCTCAAGCTGCTCTTCTGCCTGCTGATGTCGCTGCGGGTTTTTATCCGAG AGGGCCGCTCCTGCCGAGACGCGAGCCGCCCTTCCGCCCGGACCCTGGTGGCCTCCTTGAAGTGGGCCGTCCCCGCCTTCCTCTACTTTCTGGACAACCTCATCATTTTCTACGTGATGACCTACCTGCAGCCC GCCATGGCCGTCCTGTCCTCCAACTTTGTCATCCTCACTACGGCTGTCCTCTTCCGACTGGTCCTCAA GAGGCGCCTGTCCTGGGTGCAGTGGGCGGCGTTGGTCatcctcttcctgtccatcgtcTCTTTGAGCACGGGGTCCGGCGGCGCGGCGCCGGCGTCGGGAGTCCGCCGGAGCCCGCTGACGGCGCcgaccaactcctgcctgctgTACGCGGAGCTGCTGCAGCAGATGAGGAACAGCAG CGCCGACGGGCCGCCGGGCCGGCGTGACGCCCCGCCGGGAAGGCTCCGCCGGTTCGGGGCGGGCCAcgtcctgctgctgctgcagtgcTTCGTGTCGGCCGCGGCCAACGTTTACAACGAGAAGATCCTGAAGGACGGCGAGCAGCTGACGGAGAGCATCTTCGTCCAGAACAGCAAACT GTACGCCTTCGGGCTGCTGTTCAACGTCCTGACGCTGGCCGGCGGACCCGAGTCCCGCGGCCTGGTCGCCCACTGCGGCGTCTTCTACGGCCACAACGTCTACTCGGCGGCGCTGGTCCTCGTCACGG CCAGCCTGGGTCTGTCGGTGGCTTTCATCTTGAAATTCCGGGACAACATGTTCCACGTGCTGAGCGGCCAGATCACCGCGGTCCTGGTGGCCGCCCTCTCGCCGGTCCTCTTCGGCTTCCGCCCGTCGGTGGACTTCTTCCTGCAGGCGCCCGCCGTGCTGCTGGCCATCTTCATCTACAACGCCAGCCCGCCGCCCGACCTCCAGTACAGCCTGCGGCGGGTCGTCAACGGGGAGCTGCTGAAGAGGTCCCGAGGG GACGGCGAAGAGCTGGAACCGCTGGCCGAGGCCGAGGCCAACACAGACGGCGACTCGGAAGAGTCGTCCTTgtag
- the slc35a5 gene encoding UDP-sugar transporter protein SLC35A5 isoform X1 produces MREAGHRMELLQVCSFGMARQRRCSRSSAYTLALGSSFVALGTGRILLLKFSANADNKYDFLPASVNMLAEALKLLFCLLMSLRVFIREGRSCRDASRPSARTLVASLKWAVPAFLYFLDNLIIFYVMTYLQPAMAVLSSNFVILTTAVLFRLVLKRRLSWVQWAALVILFLSIVSLSTGSGGAAPASGVRRSPLTAPTNSCLLYAELLQQMRNSSADGPPGRRDAPPGRLRRFGAGHVLLLLQCFVSAAANVYNEKILKDGEQLTESIFVQNSKLMRKARGVRNRVPRWTDSVQLVQSKRGEGRGARAPMFSDPFSDGTPFPKVLTSALCFFFFFFFFFCLCAVGGRYAFGLLFNVLTLAGGPESRGLVAHCGVFYGHNVYSAALVLVTASLGLSVAFILKFRDNMFHVLSGQITAVLVAALSPVLFGFRPSVDFFLQAPAVLLAIFIYNASPPPDLQYSLRRVVNGELLKRSRGGRCCHFCASRNRRAATKARSHAAEFLDLSSADEEISSIAGPGILSYRFEPAAGSAQSLDRSEANAPPKCVNKGQPRPDASSDGNDAEPDGRASRWRRLARLAARQLPHGWNFLGLLSCWRTNRPSVLFYDFVLRVRLLSTFCKSVI; encoded by the exons ATGAGAGAGGCGGGACACAGGATGGAACTTCTGCAAGTGTGTTCTT TCGGGATGGCGCGGCAGCGGCGCTGCTCGCGCTCGTCGGCGTACACGCTGGCCCTGGGCAGCAGTTTTGTGGCTCTGGGCACCGGTCGGATCCTGCTGCTGAAATTCTCCGCCAACGCAG ACAACAAATACGACTTCCTCCCGGCCTCCGTCAACATGCTGGCGGAGGCGCTCAAGCTGCTCTTCTGCCTGCTGATGTCGCTGCGGGTTTTTATCCGAG AGGGCCGCTCCTGCCGAGACGCGAGCCGCCCTTCCGCCCGGACCCTGGTGGCCTCCTTGAAGTGGGCCGTCCCCGCCTTCCTCTACTTTCTGGACAACCTCATCATTTTCTACGTGATGACCTACCTGCAGCCC GCCATGGCCGTCCTGTCCTCCAACTTTGTCATCCTCACTACGGCTGTCCTCTTCCGACTGGTCCTCAA GAGGCGCCTGTCCTGGGTGCAGTGGGCGGCGTTGGTCatcctcttcctgtccatcgtcTCTTTGAGCACGGGGTCCGGCGGCGCGGCGCCGGCGTCGGGAGTCCGCCGGAGCCCGCTGACGGCGCcgaccaactcctgcctgctgTACGCGGAGCTGCTGCAGCAGATGAGGAACAGCAG CGCCGACGGGCCGCCGGGCCGGCGTGACGCCCCGCCGGGAAGGCTCCGCCGGTTCGGGGCGGGCCAcgtcctgctgctgctgcagtgcTTCGTGTCGGCCGCGGCCAACGTTTACAACGAGAAGATCCTGAAGGACGGCGAGCAGCTGACGGAGAGCATCTTCGTCCAGAACAGCAAACT AATGCGAAAAGCTCGAGGAGTCCGAAATCGGGTTCCGAGATGGACTGACTCGGTTCAACTAGTCCAAAGCAAACGCGGCGAAGGACGTGGGGCCCGAGCGCCAATGTTTTCGGATCCCTTCTCGGACGGGACGCCGTTTCCGAAGGTTTTGACGTCGgcgctgtgcttttttttttttttttttttttttttttgtctttgtgccgTGGGCGGCAGGTACGCCTTCGGGCTGCTGTTCAACGTCCTGACGCTGGCCGGCGGACCCGAGTCCCGCGGCCTGGTCGCCCACTGCGGCGTCTTCTACGGCCACAACGTCTACTCGGCGGCGCTGGTCCTCGTCACGG CCAGCCTGGGTCTGTCGGTGGCTTTCATCTTGAAATTCCGGGACAACATGTTCCACGTGCTGAGCGGCCAGATCACCGCGGTCCTGGTGGCCGCCCTCTCGCCGGTCCTCTTCGGCTTCCGCCCGTCGGTGGACTTCTTCCTGCAGGCGCCCGCCGTGCTGCTGGCCATCTTCATCTACAACGCCAGCCCGCCGCCCGACCTCCAGTACAGCCTGCGGCGGGTCGTCAACGGGGAGCTGCTGAAGAGGTCCCGAGGG gggcgctgctgccatttttgcgcgTCACGTAACcgacgtgccgcaacaaaggctcgatcgCACGCCGCTGagttcttggatttatcctcagcTGATGAAGAAATTAGCAGTATCGCCGGACcgggaatactttcatacagattcgAACCTGCGGCTGGATCGGCGCAGAGTCTTGACCGCTCGGAGGCCAACGCGCCGCccaagtgcgtaaacaaagggcAGCCGCGCCCGGACgcttcttcggacgggaatgacgcggagcctGACGGGCGAGCTTCCAGGTGGCGTCGGctagctcggctcgcggcccgccaatTGCCTCACGGTTGGAACTTTTTGGGCCTTTTGTCTTGTTGGAGAACAAACCGTCCTTCGGTTCTGTTTTATGATTTCGTGTTGAGGGTCCGGCTGCTGTCAACGTTTTGTAAGTCGGTCATTTAA